In the genome of Microcoleus vaginatus PCC 9802, the window TCCTGGAAATTGGTAAGTTAGTCGGAGGCACAGTTCGATTTTAGATTTTAGATTTTAGATTTTAGATTGGGGAATGGGGGATTGGGAAATTCGATTTTAGATTTTAGATTTTAGATTTTAGATTGGGGAATTAGGGATTGGGAAATTCGATTAAATCCGTTAAATCCCCTACACTGTTCGTTGCCGAACTTTCCTGCAACATCCATCCGTTAAATCGGTTAAATCCCGTACACTGTTCGTTGCCGAACTTCCCGACCTCCGTGACATCCGTTAAATCTCGATCGCGTGTTCGTTACCGAACTTCCTTCGTAATTATGCTCGATCGGTCAAAGCGAGACAATCAGTAGTTCCCCAGTAAGCGTAAATCGGCGTGTGCGGATCTGGGAAAGAGCCGCCGGTATTTGGCTGGCGTACAGTAATTTTATCGCCCGACGCCAACTCAACCACGTAATGAACGTGCGTGCCCATGTACATAGTATTTTTGAGCCGCCCTTCAAAACAGTTGACCGACACTTCCGGCTGGTAGAGATTCAAATATACTTTTTCCGGCCGAACGCTGACGACAACAGAGTCGCCTGTGACACCACTCCACATATCCGACTGCTGAACGACTATTTTCAGATTGGCTGATGTCCGAACTGTGATAGTTGATCGGTCGATCGACTCCACCGTACCAGAAAACAAATTCGTATCCCCAATAAAATCCGCCACAAAAGCCGTCTGCGGGCACTCATAAATTTCTTCAGGAGAGCCAATTTGCTCAATCCTGCCCTCGTGCATCACCGCAATCCGGTCAGACAGACTCATCGCCTCTTCTTGGTCGTGAGTCACCATCACAAAAGTCAAACCCAATTCTTGATGCAAATTCGACAGTTCCAACTGCATCTGCTTCCGCAACTTCAAATCCAGAGCACCCAGAGGTTCGTCCAGCAGCAAAACCGCCGGTCGATTTACCAGAGCTCTCGCCAAAGCCACCCGCTGCTGCTGGCCACCGGACATTTGACCGGGAAACCTGTTGGCGAAAGATTCCATTTTCACCAATTGCAAAACTTCCCGTACCCGTTCTTCAATTTCTGCTTTCCCCAGCTTTTTTATCCGCAATCCAAAAGCGATATTGTCCCAGACATTCATGTGTCCGAACAAAGCATAGCTTTGAAACACAGTATTTACCGGACGGCGGTAAGCTGGAGTGTTGGTCATCGACTGGCCGCGAATCATCAATTCGCCCGCCGAGGGAGTCTCGAACCCAGCGATTAACCGCAGGGTCGTAGTCTTGCCGCAGCCGCTAGGCCCGAGAATGCTAAAAAATTCTCCTTGGCGGATGTTGAGGTCTACTCCGCGGACTGCGGTTTCGCCGTTAAATACCTTAAAGACCTTGCGGAGTTCAACGTCTAGCGCTGTATCCGTTGCTGTCGTACCTTGGTTGAGTGCTGTCTGAAACATATTCGCCCTTTCCTGGGGGTAATGCACGCTACTTAAATACAGTTTAAGTTTAGACTTTTCTGTATTTTAGGTGAGGAATGTTGGATGTAACAGGTTTTGGGATTTGTTCTTTAAATTCTATCCCAGAGTGCTACTGGGTAATACCGAATCTCCTATGTCCCGCACCCAATTCGATCGACCCGCCATCTATTTATTCTCAGGACTTGGCGTGGGAGATGGTTTTTGCGGTTTGTCTGTTTTGGGCGCTTCTGCTTTTTTCCACTCTGACAAAGGTCGCTGGACGGCATTTTTAAAGTCAAAAGGCACTAGCAGCACGGGCAAATTTTGGGCTGAATTTTGAGGGGGCGCTTCCGGCGGATTGGCTTGAGCGTACAAGAAGCGGCCGCTAAAGTCTGTTTTGCCTAAAACTAGGCGGTGAGTTTCCTGGTTGTCCAGCTTTACTGTGACTGTAGCTTGGGGTTGGTCGAGACCGAATTCTGGCAGTTGAGCAGCAGTAATATTAATCGTGCGATCGCTCTTTCCTGTTGCGAGCCTGTCTAGCAAAAAATCCACAGATGCCTGACTTGCGTGTGCTTGCACTGGCAATTTCATTTCCCAGCTAGACTTGCCTCCTTTTGTAGCATAAACTCGCTCAAAGGTCAATATTTTTTCGGGAGTTTTGACTGTAAAGAATTGTATGCGCTCGGAGTTAAAAGCAAAAATTTTCTGTTTTTCTTCCTTAGCGGCTTCCTCTTTCGGAGATACTTGCATCTCGAATAAAGCAACCAGCCCAGTCATGCTCAACGCGACGGCTATCAATACTAATGTATTTTTCTGCAATTTCATAATAACTGAGAATTGGGCATTGGGCATTGGGCATTGGGCATTGGGCATTGTTGACTGTTGACTGTTGATTAATGTTATTGGTTATTTGTTATTAGCCACAGCAAAGGATTAACAAATGACAACTGACAATTGCCCACTGACAACTGACAACAGTCAACAGTCAACAGTCAACTAACTTATCTTCTCTTCCACCAGATAGCGCCGCCAATTCCCAGTCCGAGTAAAGGCCAAATTAGCCAAGCTAACACCAGCAATCCTACTTGGATGGTCGTCATGTTAATACGGCGGTTGGTAGCTTTTTTCGGACTGATAGAAAAGCTTTGCTGGTCTGGTTTACTCAACCAACTGACTGAATTGAGAAACACGTCGCTATTGAGTTGTTGGTCAAACCAACCGTTAGTCACAAATTGAGATGTGCCAATTACTACCATTCGCGATGTTTTTCTAGGAGTTGAAGGCGCAGAAGGAGTTGCGGTTGGACTGGGAGATGCTGTGGGAGATGCTGTGGGAGATGTTTCGGGTGTCGGTGTGGGAGATTCTGTGGGAGATTCTGTCGGTGTTGGCGAACTTTCTGGATATGCTGTCGGAGATGCTGCCGGTGTTGGCGAAGTCGTCGGTAATGCTGGAGGCGTAGCTTCTTGCGAGACAATCACCGAATAGCTGATTGGGGAAGCTGTTGGTGAAGTTGTCGGCGATGGTGAAGTTGTCGGCGACGGTGAAGTTGTCGGCGATGGTGAAGTTGTTGGCGACGGTGAAGTTGTTGGCGATGCTGAAGTTGTTGGCGATGGCGAAGTTGTTGGCGACGGTGAAGTTGTTGGCGATGGTGAAATTGTTGGCGATGGCGAAGTTGTCGGCGATGGCGAAGTTGTCGGCGATGGCGAAGTTGTCGGCGATGGTGAAGTTGTTGGCGATGGCGAAGTTGTCGGCGATGGTGAATCTGTCGGAGATGGCGAAGTTGTCGGCGATGGCGAAGTTGTCGGCAATGCTTGGGGTGAAGGCGAGGGCGAAGTTGGTGTTGGTGAAGGTGAGGGCTTTAAGGGAGTGCTGTCAGTCGCCGCTCGAACTAAAGCTACACCTAATAATAGCGGGCCTTGTCGATCGGCCTTTTGATCAAACTCCAATTTCTTAGTCGTCAAATCGCTTTCGGCCCAACTTTCCTGACTCGTCCAAATCAGCGGTTTTTCCTCTATCCCTTCTACTGGCGAGGTTTCCACAGCACGCGCAAACGGATAAAATGAAATACCGTTGCCAAAACTTTGAGTAATCGGATGTTCGCCGTAGCGCCTGACTGTGGGAACCGTGGGGCCGAGGCCAAATCTTTGACCAGTGCCCGAAGCATCGATGGCCAAACGGGTGTCTAGTTTTACGCCCCATTCTTGCAGCAATTTGTCTAATCCGGTATCGATTGCCGGGTCTACCATTACCAATAAACTGCCGCCGCGATCGAGATAAGCTTTTAGTGCTTTAATTTCTGTATCGGAAAACGGTTTTTCCAACCCGGGAATGATTAAAGCATCTGCATCTTCTGGCACTTCTTTGCGTTCGGTCAAATTCAGCGTTTGGGCGTTGTAGTATTTATCTTTCAGAGCTTTTTCAGCTTGCTGAATTCCGCCTTGACCTTCCTTTAGCGGGCGGGCTC includes:
- a CDS encoding DUF4340 domain-containing protein, whose amino-acid sequence is MKLQKNTLVLIAVALSMTGLVALFEMQVSPKEEAAKEEKQKIFAFNSERIQFFTVKTPEKILTFERVYATKGGKSSWEMKLPVQAHASQASVDFLLDRLATGKSDRTINITAAQLPEFGLDQPQATVTVKLDNQETHRLVLGKTDFSGRFLYAQANPPEAPPQNSAQNLPVLLVPFDFKNAVQRPLSEWKKAEAPKTDKPQKPSPTPSPENK
- a CDS encoding ABC transporter ATP-binding protein, with protein sequence MFQTALNQGTTATDTALDVELRKVFKVFNGETAVRGVDLNIRQGEFFSILGPSGCGKTTTLRLIAGFETPSAGELMIRGQSMTNTPAYRRPVNTVFQSYALFGHMNVWDNIAFGLRIKKLGKAEIEERVREVLQLVKMESFANRFPGQMSGGQQQRVALARALVNRPAVLLLDEPLGALDLKLRKQMQLELSNLHQELGLTFVMVTHDQEEAMSLSDRIAVMHEGRIEQIGSPEEIYECPQTAFVADFIGDTNLFSGTVESIDRSTITVRTSANLKIVVQQSDMWSGVTGDSVVVSVRPEKVYLNLYQPEVSVNCFEGRLKNTMYMGTHVHYVVELASGDKITVRQPNTGGSFPDPHTPIYAYWGTTDCLALTDRA